One part of the Egibacteraceae bacterium genome encodes these proteins:
- the purS gene encoding phosphoribosylformylglycinamidine synthase subunit PurS, giving the protein MGRLAVARVHIDVMLKDEILDPQGQAIERALPALGFTGVREVRVGKHIVVDVADGADLEARVTDMARRLLANPVIEEFTYRVEGG; this is encoded by the coding sequence GTGGGCCGGCTAGCCGTGGCCCGCGTCCACATCGACGTCATGCTGAAAGACGAGATCCTCGATCCGCAGGGCCAGGCGATCGAGCGGGCACTGCCCGCGCTCGGCTTCACCGGCGTCCGCGAGGTCCGCGTCGGCAAGCACATCGTGGTCGACGTCGCCGACGGCGCCGACCTCGAGGCGCGGGTCACCGACATGGCGAGGCGCCTGCTCGCCAACCCCGTCATCGAGGAGTTCACCTACCGCGTCGAAGGGGGCTGA
- a CDS encoding ATP-grasp domain-containing protein, protein MTAGELASRQSDVDPALDDLDPYTRLIADEALRRGIAVKVLDAKECFLSLSYGGREIVARDALSELTSAVAMVRCADKRLTRKLFAEAGLRVPRGREASSDDADADFLEQVGELVVKPASGEQGHGITVGVRDRDELTRAVDEARRYHPAVLLEEFVDGHDLRVIVIDHEVVAAAVRRPPRVVGNGRDSIARLIEAQSRRRAEQTGGQSTIPVDDHTRGVVAAAGYSLDDVLSEGEVLLVRRTANVHAGGTIDDVTDRVRREVADACVRASRILRIPLVGLDLVMPAVDAREHVFIEANERPGLLFHDPQPTAERYMDLLFPETRGR, encoded by the coding sequence ATGACCGCGGGAGAACTCGCCAGCCGGCAGTCCGACGTCGACCCCGCCCTCGACGACCTCGACCCCTACACGCGGCTCATCGCCGACGAGGCCCTGCGGCGCGGGATCGCCGTGAAGGTCCTCGACGCGAAGGAGTGCTTCCTGTCGCTTTCCTACGGAGGTCGCGAGATCGTCGCCCGCGACGCGCTGTCGGAGCTCACGAGCGCCGTGGCGATGGTGCGCTGCGCCGACAAGCGGCTCACCCGCAAGCTGTTCGCCGAGGCCGGGCTGCGGGTCCCCCGTGGCAGGGAGGCCTCCTCCGACGACGCCGACGCCGACTTCCTCGAGCAGGTCGGCGAGCTCGTCGTGAAGCCCGCGAGCGGCGAGCAGGGGCACGGCATCACCGTCGGCGTGCGCGATCGCGACGAGCTCACCCGGGCGGTCGACGAGGCTCGCCGGTACCACCCGGCGGTGCTGCTCGAGGAGTTCGTCGACGGTCACGACCTGCGGGTGATCGTCATCGACCACGAGGTCGTCGCGGCCGCGGTGCGCCGCCCGCCCCGGGTGGTCGGCAACGGCCGGGACTCGATCGCCCGCCTCATCGAGGCGCAGAGCCGCCGGCGCGCGGAGCAGACGGGTGGGCAGTCGACGATCCCCGTGGACGATCACACCCGCGGCGTCGTCGCGGCCGCGGGCTACAGCCTCGACGACGTGCTGTCCGAGGGCGAGGTGCTCCTCGTGCGCCGCACCGCCAACGTCCACGCCGGCGGGACGATCGACGACGTCACCGACCGCGTGCGCCGGGAGGTCGCCGACGCCTGCGTGCGGGCGAGCCGGATCCTGCGCATCCCGCTTGTCGGTCTCGACCTCGTCATGCCGGCGGTGGACGCCCGTGAGCACGTCTTCATCGAGGCGAACGAACGCCCGGGGCTGCTGTTCCACGACCCGCAGCCGACCGCGGAGCGCTATATGGACCTGCTGTTTCCCGAGACCCGCGGCCGGTGA
- a CDS encoding acylphosphatase — MSDHKRVRVLAEGRVQGVFFRDSTRREADRLGVTGWVTNRPDGRVEAEFQGPAEAVDQAVAFCRHGPGHADVRDLVVEGLDLVDGEAGFAVR; from the coding sequence ATGAGCGATCACAAGCGCGTGCGGGTGCTTGCTGAGGGGCGCGTGCAGGGCGTGTTCTTCCGCGACTCGACCCGGCGGGAGGCCGATCGGCTCGGCGTGACCGGGTGGGTGACCAACCGCCCCGACGGGCGGGTCGAGGCGGAGTTCCAGGGCCCCGCCGAGGCGGTCGACCAGGCGGTGGCCTTCTGCCGGCACGGGCCCGGACACGCCGACGTGCGCGACCTCGTCGTGGAGGGTCTCGACCTCGTCGACGGCGAAGCCGGGTTCGCGGTCCGGTGA
- a CDS encoding phosphoribosylaminoimidazolesuccinocarboxamide synthase, translating into MDDLSALAGVERVGSGKVRELYAVDGRLLLVATDRISAFDVVLPTAIPDKGKVLTGITVFWLDLLADLVPNHLVTTDPAGLPEVLRPHAETLAGRAMLCRRADMLPVECVARGYLAGSGWKEYQVSGRVCGVPLPQGLRESEKLPEPIFTPATKATDGHDENITFAQAAEIVGADVAERLRDLTLALYRAAHDHAAERGVLLADTKFEFGFVDGELILCDEVLTPDSSRFWPADDYAPGRGQASYDKQIVRDWLEAQDWDKSPPAPELPDEIVARTRERYVEVYERLTGKPFEQWAG; encoded by the coding sequence ATGGACGACCTCTCCGCACTCGCCGGGGTCGAGCGCGTCGGCTCCGGCAAGGTCCGCGAGCTCTACGCAGTCGACGGCCGGCTCCTGCTGGTCGCGACCGACCGCATCAGCGCGTTCGACGTCGTGCTGCCCACCGCCATCCCCGACAAGGGCAAGGTGCTGACCGGCATCACGGTGTTCTGGCTGGACCTGCTCGCCGACCTCGTGCCGAACCATCTCGTCACCACCGACCCGGCCGGGCTCCCCGAGGTCCTGCGCCCGCACGCCGAGACGCTGGCCGGCCGGGCGATGCTGTGCCGGCGCGCGGACATGCTGCCGGTCGAGTGCGTGGCGCGGGGCTACCTCGCCGGCTCGGGCTGGAAGGAGTACCAGGTGAGCGGGCGGGTGTGCGGTGTGCCGCTGCCCCAGGGCCTGCGCGAGTCCGAGAAGCTGCCCGAGCCGATCTTCACCCCCGCGACGAAGGCCACCGACGGGCACGACGAGAACATCACCTTCGCGCAGGCGGCGGAGATCGTCGGCGCCGACGTAGCCGAGCGGCTGCGCGACCTCACGCTGGCGCTGTACCGGGCCGCGCACGACCACGCCGCCGAGCGCGGGGTCCTGCTCGCCGACACGAAGTTCGAGTTCGGGTTCGTCGACGGGGAGCTCATCCTCTGCGACGAGGTGCTGACCCCTGACTCCAGCCGTTTCTGGCCCGCGGACGACTACGCGCCGGGTCGCGGCCAGGCCTCCTACGACAAGCAGATCGTGCGCGACTGGCTGGAGGCCCAGGACTGGGACAAGAGCCCGCCGGCGCCCGAGCTGCCCGACGAGATCGTCGCGCGCACCCGCGAGCGCTACGTCGAGGTGTACGAGCGCCTGACCGGCAAGCCGTTCGAGCAGTGGGCCGGCTAG
- the purE gene encoding 5-(carboxyamino)imidazole ribonucleotide mutase gives MADPVVGIVMGSDSDLSVMRQAVEALDEFDLPCEVRVLSAHRTPDDALAWSRGAADRGLRVLIAGAGMAAHLPGVLAAVTSLPVIGVPISGRNLDGLDALLAIAQMPPGVPVATVAVDGARNAGILAARILAASDPDLRGKVDAFRDRQAAKVRERDEVVRGEFDAEHPREFGFR, from the coding sequence ATGGCAGACCCGGTCGTCGGAATCGTGATGGGCAGCGACTCCGACCTGTCGGTCATGCGCCAGGCGGTCGAGGCCCTCGACGAGTTCGACCTGCCCTGCGAGGTGCGGGTGCTGTCGGCGCACCGCACCCCCGACGACGCGCTGGCGTGGTCGCGGGGCGCCGCCGATCGGGGGCTTCGGGTGCTCATCGCCGGTGCGGGGATGGCCGCGCACCTGCCGGGTGTGCTCGCGGCGGTGACGAGCCTGCCGGTGATCGGCGTGCCGATCTCCGGGCGCAACCTCGACGGGCTTGACGCGCTGCTCGCCATCGCGCAGATGCCGCCGGGGGTCCCCGTGGCCACCGTGGCGGTCGACGGCGCGCGCAACGCCGGCATCCTGGCCGCGCGCATCCTCGCCGCGAGCGATCCCGACCTGCGCGGCAAGGTCGACGCCTTCCGCGACCGTCAGGCGGCCAAGGTCCGCGAGCGCGACGAGGTCGTCCGGGGCGAGTTCGACGCCGAGCACCCCCGGGAGTTCGGCTTCCGCTGA
- the ligD gene encoding non-homologous end-joining DNA ligase, translating into MRLTNPGKVLWPEPGYTKRDLHDYYTAVADRLLPQLAGRPLTLKRHNAGVDREGFLQKNLPDSAPDFVGRHRVWTPASRREVAYALADDVEVLRWFAQQNAVELHPWFSRVDRPDRADTVAFDLDPEQGSVPPAHAALWVREVLDELGLACLVKTSGKRGLHVYLPVERRYTFGELRGFALAVCRACADRHPDDLTVEMRKADRGGRLLLDWSRPGPAQTLAAAWSPRAHPAGTVSMPLAWEEVDERLDPTAFTLATAPGRPDRWAAPPDPQRIEGARTALAEAGYPAVDRSPRARTTPR; encoded by the coding sequence GTGAGGCTCACGAACCCCGGCAAGGTCCTGTGGCCGGAGCCGGGGTACACGAAACGTGACCTGCACGACTACTACACGGCGGTCGCCGACCGGCTGCTGCCCCAGCTCGCGGGACGGCCTCTCACGCTGAAGCGCCACAACGCCGGTGTGGACCGCGAGGGGTTCCTCCAGAAGAACCTCCCCGACTCCGCTCCCGACTTCGTCGGCCGCCACCGGGTGTGGACGCCGGCGTCACGACGCGAGGTGGCCTACGCCCTGGCCGACGACGTCGAGGTCCTCCGATGGTTCGCCCAGCAGAACGCCGTCGAGCTGCACCCGTGGTTCTCCCGCGTCGACCGGCCCGACCGGGCCGACACCGTCGCCTTCGACCTCGACCCCGAGCAGGGGTCGGTGCCCCCGGCGCATGCCGCCCTGTGGGTGCGGGAGGTGCTCGACGAGCTGGGGCTCGCGTGCCTCGTGAAGACGAGCGGCAAGCGGGGGCTGCACGTCTACCTGCCCGTGGAGCGCCGCTACACCTTCGGTGAGCTGCGCGGGTTCGCCCTGGCGGTCTGCCGGGCGTGCGCGGACCGTCACCCCGACGACCTCACCGTCGAGATGCGCAAGGCCGACCGTGGTGGCCGGCTGCTGCTGGACTGGTCGCGGCCGGGGCCGGCGCAGACGCTCGCGGCCGCGTGGAGCCCGCGGGCGCACCCGGCGGGGACCGTGTCGATGCCGCTTGCGTGGGAGGAGGTCGACGAGCGGCTCGACCCGACGGCGTTCACCCTCGCGACCGCCCCCGGGCGCCCCGACCGCTGGGCGGCGCCACCCGACCCCCAGCGCATCGAGGGCGCCCGCACCGCGCTCGCCGAGGCCGGCTACCCGGCGGTCGACCGCAGCCCCCGCGCCCGCACGACCCCCCGGTGA